The genomic window TTTACAAGTAAAAAAAGTACATCAAATCTGAGAGTGTCATCCAGACAATGTTTTCGGGAACATATTATCACCATGGAATGAAATTTGCAAGATTATGTATTacgtatgtacaatgtatcaacGAGGTGGAATTGAAGCTGGTCATGTGATTACCTAGAGCGCGTATGATCTATACGACGAATGATGAAACAGATTAGTTTGAGgaacttgttatatatatttacatgcatGTATAAATAATTTCAGTGGAGAGGAAAAGAAAACTTAGTATACTGTCTATGTTTGATGAATCGAATGAATTGAAAACAGAAGGTAAACCTTGTGATTAGGAAATGCGAAATGAAAAGTTGAATTTCCGAACTGTAGGACAGAATTTATCATTTCCTTCCCTGGAGGGTAGGGTTTAACCAGAGGAACGTTAGTTTTTCCCTACATGAAGTACAAATGTGTTAGTTCCCTACCTTTAGTAAAGAGATTTACCTGTAGAATACTTCCCTACCTGCAGTaaagatatttacctgtagaataGTTCCCTAACTGTAGTACAGATATTAACCTGTAGAATAGTTAATTCTCTACCAGTAGGACAGAAATTTACCTGTAGAATAGTTTCctacctgtagtatataaattTACCTGTAGAATAGTTCCCTACCTGTAGTACAGAGACATAGATAGACCCCCTACCTGTAGTACATAGAGTTGCCTGTAGAATAGTTCCCTACCTGTAGTacagatatttacctgtagaataGACCCCTACCTGTAGTacagatatttacctgtagaataGACTCCCTACCTGTAGTACAGAGAGTTGCCTGTAGAATAGTTCCCTACCTGTAGTacagatatttacctgtagaataGACCCCTACCTGTAGTACAGATATTTAACTGTAGAATAATTCCCTACCTGTAGTacagatatttacctgtagaatagttccctacctgtagtacagatatttacctgtagaataGACCCCCTATCTGTAGTacagatatttacctgtagaataGACCCCCTACCTGTAGTacagatatttacctgtagaataGACCCCTACCTGTAGTACAGATATTTAACTGTAAAATAGTTCCCTACCTGTAGTacagatatttacctgtagaataGACCCCCTATCTGTAGTacagatatttacctgtagaataGACCCCCTACCTGTAGTacagatatttacctgtagaataGACCCCTACCTGTAGTACAGATATTTAACTGTAGAATAGTTCCCTACCTGTAGTacagatatttacctgtagaataGACCCCTACCTGTAGTacagatatttacctgtagaataGACTCCCTACCTGTAGTACAGAGAGTTGCCTGTAGAATAGTTCCCTACCTGTAGTacagatatttacctgtagaataGACCCCTACCTGTAGTACAGATATTTAACTGTAGAATAGTTCCCTACCTGTAGTacagatatttacctgtagaataGACTCCCTACCTGTAGTACAGAGAGTTGCCTGTAGAATAGACCCCTACCTGTAGTacagatatttacctgtagaataGACCCCTACCTGTAGTACAGATATTTAACTGTAGAATAGTTCCCTACCTGTAGTacagatatttacctgtagaataGACCCCTACCTGTAGTACAGATATTTAACTGTAGAATAATTCCCTACCTGTAGTACAGATATTTACCTTTAGAATAGACCCCCTACCTGGAGTacagatatttacctgtagaataGACCCCCCTACCTGTAGTTGAGATTTACCTGTAGAATAGTTCCTACCTTGGAGAGGGGTGGATTAAGCAATATGTCATTCCATGCATGGAATATTTCCCACAGGTGAAAGTATCGATAACAATAGACAAgtgtatctaatattcaccgGTGTATTGAGTACACGGAGTACACTTTATCCACTAACCATGATTTTATTTTACACGTTctcaatttgattttttttctcaggGAAATAACTACGCGTCTGTATCATCCAATCtaaaacaatgttacaaacAGCGTTGTCATTTTTATGATATGAGATGATACGCTTATTATagcatttttttaatgtttgttttaaaaaggATAAATTCATAATAATTGTTTAACCACCCATACAAACAaagcaaaaatgaaaaatatttttaaaaatatacataagcacaaaacaaaaatcaaacagAAATAGAAGAAGAAAGGGAGGGGGGACGCAAAAAAATCCCTCTTTAGCTTACAACTTGTTAGCTTCGGGTGATAAGTTGTCTACATAACTTCTCTGGTGTTGTTTAAGCTCGATTAGGAGTTTTCAATTGTTCCTGAATCGACCAATTTGAGTGACCGGAAGTTCTAATCGTCAGTttttctgacaaaaaaaaaaaagagtgcTTCATGATTTAAAATCTTTGGTGTGTAAATTATGTCTCGTGCTATGGGCACGTGCACTCGATCCTCCAGTGAAGTCAAAAATTAATAAGCTTTATCCCCGTTTTTATCAAAACCTCGAAGTACACGTCATTAAAAACAACGATAGTGTTATTTTGTAAAGAATTACAACTTAATGCGCATCTCTACCGTAAGCAATACAATTTTATAACACATTTCAAAGCTCAATTCAATTACGACCCTGTTTGCTCCAGAAATTGAACATCTTATCTTGAGCGATGAAATATAAGTCATTTTTCGATTAAGGAACCTTTTTTGGAATTGCCCGACAAACAAGGCGGAATGAAATTTTGAGAATGACCGAATTTGTTATTAACAACATCTTGAGTTCTGTGACATAATTTTGGCAGACTTCTTTACATTGGACTAAATGATCTGTGTGATACCAGTTGTCTTTAAATAAGAAACTATCTATTGAGAAATCATCCTTTTAAACATGAAATGTGATTTGGTTTCGAAATTTATTTGGTGAGAATTAATTACCCCTTCCACCTTCATTGCACGATTCGTCAAAGTCGATAATAAATTTgcggttttttgttttttgtttttttttttagatatttccTCCTTCTAACTATATCTGTTAGACAAAACCTCCGGTCCTTATTTAATCATGAGCGCTCACCCATGTGGAGAAGATTAATGTCCTAACAGCAACATCCAAAGTCATTAACAATGGCACTAGCTGCTCTGGTAGGAATCAAGGAAGACAATCGGCCACTTCATGGATGGATATTTATTTGATCAACCCCCCTTAATATCATGATCACCAAAACGTTTAATGCAAAATGATGTCAGAATGACGTCACAACACTGCCATGCGACATTGAATGTATTTAGAGTTCTATAACTTCCATCATTAGTTAGTGTATTGTGCAATTATCACTTTATGCAAGTAAACTTTATCGGAACTCGTTTTCTGATTTCCTTTGACGTCAGagtttatgacgtcacatatttaCCTATTATTTTCCAAATACCAACTGTGCTCCCACGTCATCTGAAATGTCACGTatttactacattgtaacaTTCCCCTATCGTAacacatttaaaatgtttttaaaaaacgTAAATGTCATAAGTTAAATCAGGATAATGCCCTTCAAGTTAGAATTTGAGGTATTCTTTACAGCATGTTCTTCAATTTCACAGAACATTTATCTTCCCTTTAACCTTTATCACGATTTAACGATGTACTACTTCATATTTTGAGTGACCTTGAACAGATATGGCGGTCAcgtttttttaagtttttttttttgttttttttgtttttttttttttgtaatttaatttttatattttattcaattatttttatttatttattttttttaattattaagcTTTTTAAACACATTACATTATCAAAGATTTTCTATTACGATATAAATATGTTTCTTGTTATTTGATTTCGCACGCTCTGTAATGACCCGGAATACGGCGAAATTTACTTCCGGCTAATATAATTTTACAACTTTACTGCAATTGTTTTATTCTAAATAAGAAAGGATGGTCGGATGGCGAAGTGGTAACACATTCGCATTTCACTTAGGTGGgcggggtttgattccccgatcggacgtgaaaaggtacgcagtcacctgcctgaccacgtgggtttcaTTCGGGGGAACTCCAGTTACCTTCCACAGTAAGACACCTCAAGTGGTTCCATCCGGACCAACAGGAGTGATCAAATGACTTAAAGTAGTTTGTTTTGCAATTATTATAAGACAATCAGAATTTACATATCCTTATATATGATACCAGTACGGTCTTGAATGTCTctcacgtacatgtacatttcattgtCTCGACTTTCGGGCTAAGTTAAAATATGTCTTAATAGCGTTCGTCACAATAAGTGATTCGCTGTTTACTCGGATATACAAAATGGCGACCTACCTTTTTCTTGTTTCTTGTCCTGACATTGTCTCGCCGGTCAATATCCTGTCCGGGCGCCTTCGTGCCCCAAATCTTAAAAGCAATTCGGAAGTAGGAGAAATTGATGATGATAAGCGGAATTAGATATTGTACTAccaacaaatacatgtaatagtaCCTCCCGAAACGTTTCGGCCATTTTGGATTGCAAAATGGGACCTTGTCTCCTTTTGGGGTCAATGTTAATCCAACCCGGAAGTGGATAACCATCGGTAAACTAGACGATATTCCAACCACCCAAATAACAGCCAGTACCACAGCGGCGACTTGCTTCTTAAAACCTGCCTTTAACGGGTAGATGACAGCGATGTAACGGTCGATGGCGATGACCGTGAGAGTAAAAACACTAACGTTGACGCTTATATTTGTGACGAAAGGGGCCAGTCTGCACATAAAGTAAGGCAGAACCCAACGTTGTAAAAGGGCCGCCTGGAACTGGAAGGGGATCGAAAAAAGACCTATGATGACGTCAGCAAGAGCGAGATTGGCGATGAAGATGTTAGTGACAGTTTGCATCTTCCTATTCGCCATGATGACGTAGATGACGATGCCATTGCCGATGACTGCAAACAATGAAATGGAACCGTAAAGGAAAGCAAGCAGGACAATTAGTCCGACCGGAACGTAGTACAGCTCTACCTGTCCTGTTGAATTCCAGGATTTATTCGCAGCATCCGGATAATAATGGTAGGAATCATTCCATACGGAAATATTATAGCTGTCGTACGACGCATAGTCAAAATGTCCAAGCACATCCATATCACTTGATCGTCAGATTTCTCTTTCGAGTTTCCTGATTTTCTACACCGAAAATAAATTAATCAGAGTGAGCATTGCTGTGCAGACTAAATGCGGGTTTCGGTCGAAGTATGTTGACTTGATTCGTCTTGATAAGGTTAAGCAAAGTCTGTATCAGAAATCACTGCAGCACTGATTCTAAAATCCGTCTGTCACACTGCAATTATTTGGAATTAAATGTATCACTGACTATGAACACAAGCTGTTTGCACTGACGTATGAATACCTGACAGCAATCAGCTATAAATCACTTACATACCAAAGTGCTCcgttatgaaaaaaaaagttgatgtACTTTGGCAAATCCTTACACTGTAATCCATTAATGTACAAATCCGAAATGACATGTTCCAAAAAtactatttaaaaaataattccaTCTAGTACGAAATCATGTCCACTTTCTGAAGTATCAGAGACAACCTCCGAACGGAGCTTAACGTGTGTTCCGCGACATTCAAACAAACGTTGTTGGTTATACAGCTGCCGCTGCGTGGATTCGCGCCGATTCGGCTGCTGATGCTGGGAGTAGCTGAGATATCACTCAGAATCACTGCTGATACAGAATCGATCTCAGAGTCTGTTATAACTCCGTCAATCAGGCTTAatactgtatactagataggtatgtcagacacgtaacactgtatacttgataggtatgtcagacatacaacactgtatactagataggtatgtcagacatgtaacactgtatactagataggtatgtcagacatacaacactgtatactagataggtatgtcagacacgtaacactgtatactagataggtatgtcagacatacaacactatatactagataggtatgtcagacatataacactgtatactagataggtatgtcagccgtgtaacactgtatactagataggtatgtcagacacgtatcactgtatactagatatgtatgtcagacatacaacactgtatactagataggtatgtcagacatacaacactgtatactagataggtatgtcagacacgtaacactgtatactagataggtatgtcagacacgtaacactgtatactagataggtatgtcagacatacaacactgtatactagataggtatgtcagacatacaacactgtatactagataggtatgtaagacatacaacactgtatactagataggtatgtcagacatacaacactgtatactagataggtatgtcagacacgtaacactgtatactagataggtatgtcagacatacaacactgtatactagataggtatgtcagacatacaacactgtatactagataggtatgtcagacacgtgacactgtatactagataggtatgtcagacacgtaacactgtatactagataggtatgtcagacacgtaacactgtatactagataggtatgtcagacacgtatcactgtatactagataggtatgtcagacacgtaacactgtatactagataggtatgtcagacatacaacattgtatactagataggtatgtcagacacgtatcactgtatactagataggtatgtcagacatacaacactgtatactagataggtatgtcagacatacaacactgtatactagatagatatgtcagacatacaacactgtttactagataggtatgtcagacacgtaacactgtatactagataggtatgtcagacacgtaacactgtatactagataggtatgtcagacacgtaacactgtatactagataggtatgtcagacatgtaacactgtatactagataggtatgttagacatacaacactgtatactagataggtatgtcagacacgTGACACTGTGTACTAGTAGGTATGtcagacatacaacactgtatactagataggtatgtcagacacgtgacactgtatactatatatgtatgtcagacatacaacactgtatactagataggtatgtcagacacgtaacactgtatactagataggtatgtcagacacgtaacactgtatactagataggtatgtcagacatacaacactgtatactagataggtatgtcagacatacaacactgtatactagataggtatgtcagacacgtaacactgtatactagataggtatatcttacatacaacactgtatactagataggtatgtcagacatgtaacactgtatactagataggtatatcttacatacaacactgtatactagataggtatgtcagatatgtaacactgtatactagataggtatatcttacatacaacactgtatactagataggtatgtcagacatgtaacactgtatactagataggtatatcttacatacaacactgtatactagataggtatgtcagacacgtaacactgtatactagataggtatatcttacatacaacactgtatactagatagatATGTCAGACacgtaacactgtatactagataggtatgtcagacacgttacactgtatactagataggtatgtcagacacgtaacactgtatactagataggtatgtcagacatgtaacactgtatactagataggtatgtcagacacgtaacactgtatactagataggtatgtcagacacgtatcactgtatactagataagTATGTCAGACATACAAGACTGTGTACTAGAAAGGTATGtcagacatacaacactgtatactagaaaggtatgtcagacatacaacactgtatactagataggtatgtgagacatacaacactgtatactagataggtatgtcagacacgtaacactgtatactagataggtatgtcagacacgttacactgtatactagataggtatgtcagacatacaacactgtatactagataggtatgtcagacacgTAACACTctatactagataggtatgtcagacatgtaacactgtatactagataggtatgtcagacacgttacactgtataccagataGTATGTCAGAAacgtaacactgtatactagataggtatgtcagacacgttacactgtatactagataggtatgtcagacacgtgacactgtatactagataggtatgtcagacacgtaacactgtatactagataggtatgtcagacatgtaacactgtatactagataggtatgtcagacacgtaacactgtatactagataggtatgtcagacatgtaacactgtatattagataggtatgtcagacacgtaacactgtatactagataggtatgtcagacatacaacactgtatactagataggtatgtcagcCATGTAACcctgtatactagataggtatgtcagacatgtaacactgtatactagataggtatgtcagccatgtaacactgtatactagaaaggtatgtcagacatacaacactgtatactagataggtatgtcagacatataacactgtatactagataggtatgtcagacaaacaacactgtatactagataggtatgtcagacatgtaacactgtatactagataggtatgtcagacatacaacactgtatactagataggtatgtcagacatacaacactgtatactagtAGGTATGTCAGCCatgtaacactgtatactagataggtatgtcagacacgtaacactgtatactagataggtatgtcagacatgtaacactgtatactagataggtatgtcagacatacaacactgtttattagataggtatgtcagacatgtaacactgtatactagataggtatgtcagacatacaacactgtatactagataggtatgtcagacatgtaacactgtatactagataggtatgtcagatacataacactgtatactagataggtatgtcagacacgtaacactgtatactagataggtatgtcagacacatgacactgtatactagataggtatgtcagacacgtaacactgtatactagataggtatgtcagacacgtaacactgtatactagataggtatgtcagacacgtaacactgtatactagataggtatgtcagacacgtaacactgtatactagataggtatgtcagacacgtaacactgtatactagataggtatgtcagacacgtaacactgtatactagataggtatgtcagacacgtatcactgtatactagataggtatgtcagacattcaacactgtatactagataggtatgtcagacacgtaacactgtatactagataggtatgtcagccacgtaacactgtatactagataggtatgtcagaaatgtaacactgtatactagataggtatgtcagacatgtaacactgtatactagataggtatgtcagacacgtaacactgtatactagataggtatgtcagacatgtaacactgtatattagataggtatgtcagacatacaacactgtataatagaTAGGTATGTCGGACacgtaacactgtatactagataggtatgtcagacacgttacactgtatactagataggtatgtcagacacgtatcactgtatactagataggtatgtcaaacatacaacactgtatattagataggtatgtcagacatacaacactgtatactagataggtatgtcgGACACGTAACcctgtatactagataggtatgtcagacacgtaacactgtatactagataggtatgtcggacacgtaacactgtatactagataggtatgtcagccgtgtaacactgtatactagttaggtatgtcagacacgtaacactgtatactagataggtatgtcggacacgtaacactgtatactagataggtatgtcagacacgtaacactgtatactagataggtatgtcagacatgtaacactgtatactagataggtatgtcagacacgtaacactgtatactagataggtatgtcagacacgtaacactgtatactagataggtatgtcagacatgtaacactgtatactagataggtatgtcagacatacaacactgtatactagataggtatgtcagacatacaacactgtatactagataggtatgtcagacatacaacactgtatactagataggtatgtcagacatacaacactgtatactagataggtatgtcagacacgtaacactgtatactagataggtatgtcagacacgtaacactgtatactagataggtatgtcagacatgtaacactgtatactagataggtatgtcagacatacaacactgtatactagataggtatgtcagacatacaacactgtatactagataggtatgtcagacacgtaacactgtatacttgataggtatgtcagacacgtaacactgtatactagataggtatgtcagacatgtaacactgtatactagataggtatgtcagacacgtaacactgtatactagataggtatgtcagacacgtaacactgtatactagatatgtatgtcagacatacaacactgtatactagataggtatgtcagacacgtatcactgtatactagataggtatgtcagacatgtaacactgtatactagataggtatgtcagccacgtaacactgtatactagataggtatgtcagacatacaacactgtatactagataggtatgtcagacatacaacactgtatactagataggtatgtcagacatacaacactgtatactagataagtatgtcagacacgtaacactatatactagataggtatgtcagacatacaacactgtatactagataggtatgtcagacatacaacactgtatactagataggtatgtcagacatgtaacactgtatactagataggtgtgtcagacatacaacactgtatactagataggtatgtcagacacgtaacactgtatactagataggtatgtcagacatacaacactgtatactagataggtatgtcggacacgtaacactgtatactagataggtatgtcagacatacaacactgtatactagataggtatgtcagacacgtaacactgtatactagataggtatgtcagacatacaacactgtatactagataggtatgtcggacacgtaacactgtatactagataggtatgtcagccacgtaacactgtatactagataggtatgtcagacatacaacactgtatactagataggtatgtcagacacgtaacactgtatactagataggtatgtcagacacgtaacactgtatactagataggtatgtcagccacgtaacactgtatactagataggtatgtcagacacgtatcactgtatactagataggtatgtcagacacgtaacactgtatactagataggtatgtcagacacgtaacactgtatactagataggtatgtcagacatacaacactgtatactagatatgtatgtcagacacgtaacactgtatactagataggtatgtcagacacgtaacactgtatactagataggtatgtcagacatacaacactgtatactagataggtatgtcagacacgtaacactgtatactagataggtatatcttacatacaacactgtatactagataggtatgtcagacatgtaacactgtatactagataggtatgtcagacacgtaacactgtatactagataggtatgtcagacatacaacactgtatactagataggtatgtcagcCATGTAACcctgtatactagataggtatgtcagacatgtaacactgtatactagataggtatgtcagcCATGTAACcctgtatactagataggtatgtcagacatgtaacactgtatactagataggtatgtcagacacgtaacactgtatactagataggtatgtcagacatacaacactgtatactagataggtatgtcagacatacaacactgtatactagtAGGTATGTCAGCCatgtaacactgtatactagataggtatttcagacatgtaacactgtatactagataggtatgtcagacatacaacactgtatactagataggtatgtctGACACGTAACCctatactagataggtatgtcagacatacaacactgtatactagataggtatgtcagacatacaacactgtatactagataggtatgtcaaaCACGTAACACTGCATCCTAGATAGGTTTGTCAGCCATGTAACgctgtatactagataggtatgtcagaggtgtaacactgtatactagataggtatgtcagccgtgtaacactgtatactagataggtatgtcagccgtgtaacactgtatactagataggtatgtcagacacgtaacactgtatactagataggtatgtcagacacgtaacactgtatactagataggtatgtcagacatacaacactgtatactagataggtatgtcagacatacaacactgtatactagataggtatgtcagacatacaacactgtatactagataggtatgtcagacaggtaacactgtatactagataggtatgccagacatacaacactgtatactagataggtatgtcagaaacgtaacactgtatactagataggtatgtcagccatgtaacactgtatactagataggtatgtcagacatacaatactgtatactagataggtatgtcag from Pecten maximus chromosome 1, xPecMax1.1, whole genome shotgun sequence includes these protein-coding regions:
- the LOC117339050 gene encoding RYamide receptor-like, translated to MDVLGHFDYASYDSYNISVWNDSYHYYPDAANKSWNSTGQVELYYVPVGLIVLLAFLYGSISLFAVIGNGIVIYVIMANRKMQTVTNIFIANLALADVIIGLFSIPFQFQAALLQRWVLPYFMCRLAPFVTNISVNVSVFTLTVIAIDRYIAVIYPLKAGFKKQVAAVVLAVIWVVGISSSLPMVIHFRVGLTLTPKGDKVPFCNPKWPKRFGRYYYMYLLVVQYLIPLIIINFSYFRIAFKIWGTKAPGQDIDRRDNVRTRNKKKVVKMLIIVVCLFVLCWMPLQVYQVLSELYVEVNKYKYINIIWFCSNWLAMSNSCYNPFIYGLLNEKFKREFRLLFRVCACRRSEKESELGEYSDDSAINRGSTVMLNGRETLQLNGKLHKSRRNTRPTHTNETEQSMM